DNA from Candidatus Latescibacter sp.:
CTTTCTTTACATCATTTCACATCAGCAAAAGGAGAAATCATGCTGTTTAAAATCAACATCATCGGTCTCGGCATCATGGGGAAGAATGTGGGACGGGCGCTCCTGAGGAATCCCATGGTGAAAATCACCGCCTGCGCCGATCTGAAAGAGGAAAATCTCGAATCTGCCAAAGCTGAGCTTGGTTTCGAGAAATCCTATAACGATTACGAGAAGATGATCGCCGCCGAGAAACCCGATGCGGTTTTCATCGCCACCCCGGATTGGGCGCACTACCAGCCGGTGATGACCTGCCTGGATGCCGGAATCAACGTGCATGTGGAAAAGCCGCTGACCACGAATGAAACCGAAGCAGCCGCCATCGTGCGGAAGGTGAAAGAAACCGGACTTAAACTCCAGGTTTCGTATAACCACCGCTGGCTGGCCCCCTACCATGCAACCTGGAACATGATCCGCGAGGGGAAGATCGGCGAATGCATCATGGGTTATGCCCGCAAGAACAACCCAATCACAGTGCCGACTGTCATGCTCCCCTGGGCGCGGAACAGCTCTCCCATGTGGTTTCTTTCCGGCCACGATATCGACCTGATGACCTGGTGGTTCAATGATGACCCGGTGGAAGCCAAGGGGTATGGAATCAAAAGGGTTTTGAAAGCCAAATACGGCTGGGATACCTATGACGCCATGCAGGGTCTGGTGAAATTCTCCAAAGGCTCGTTCGCGACCTTTGAGTCCACCTGGGTGTATCCGGAAACCCATCCGGCCATGCCCGATTCGTTCATGGAAGTGATAGGCGAGCACGGCCATATCCATCTCGACCGTAAAACCGAGGCTATCGAGATGTCCACACCCGAAGGTTTCAAATGGCCGCGTTCGCTCCTGAACTATAAGGTATTCGATCGCTGGGTCGGCGCTTTCCCTTCCTGCATCAACAGTTTCATCGACGCTCTTGCGGAAAACCGCGAACCCTATGTAACCGCCTATGACGGCTGGCGGTCGACCGCAGTTCTCGACGCCATTCATCGTTCGGCGGATTCCGGGGATACGGTGAAGATTGCGCCGCCGCCTTTGTAAGAGCAAGAATATATTGGAATCTTTGATTTATTCTCTCGCAAAGTTCGCAAAGTCAATAAAGAAAGGAAAAGATTGGAAATTCGAATGAATCACGGAAAATTTATAGTATCTGAATAATTTTAACATAAAGCGAGAGAATACAATAGAAATTATCGAAAAATGCATTTTTCTTTGCGAACTTTGCGGACTTTGCGAGAAAAAGTATTTCAAAGGTTTCATATTGTAAAATAATGTTGGGGTTCGGCCTGCTGAACCCCTACAAAAGAGATCCGGAGAAACACATGCCGCCTCAAACCACTCTTCCCATGACCATATCCGAAGCTCGGGTATATCATCTCAGCGCCCCGCTTGAAAAACCGTACCAGACCACCTTCGGCGCCATGACCCACCGTCAGGCGGTCATCATTACCCTTGGCAATGTCGAGGGTATCGCCGGAATGGGGGAGAGTTGGATCAATTTTCCCCTCTGGGCGCCGTGGGAGAGGGTTGCGGCGTTCACCGGCGGATATTTTCCCCAGATCATCGGGAAAATGGTCGAAGATATTCCGGGATTCGTCCGGGGACTATGGAATAAAAACTACCGCGCCGCGCTTCAGTCGGCGACCCTGGGGCCGGCTTTGCAGGCAGTATGCGCAGTGGAGGCCGCCCTCTGGGATATGCAGGGCAGGATGCGGGGGCTTCCGGTGGGAAAACTCTTTTCGGATACTCCCGCATCACGGGTCAAAATGTACGGCAGCGGCATAAATCCGCCCTTTCTGGAAGATGCCATCCGAGAAGTGCTCGACCGGGGCGTGGAAACGTTCAAGCTGAAACTGGGGTACGGCGACGATGAGGACAGAAAGAATATCCGCCGGTTGAAAGCAATTGTGGGAGCGGAAGGGAAGATTGCAGTGGATGTAAACCGGAGCTGGACATTCGATAAGACCCTGAGCTGGATGGAATATTTCCGGGATGCCGGAATCGTGTGGCTCGAGGAGCCGCTCTCCATCGAGGAGCAGCACCGGTACCCTGAACTGCTCGCCCGTGCCGCTGTCCCTCTGTCCGCCGGGGAAAACTTCCTCATCCCGCCCGGGAGCAGCCTGGCGAACGAGGGAGAAAGCGGGCTGACGTTCAATCAATT
Protein-coding regions in this window:
- a CDS encoding Gfo/Idh/MocA family oxidoreductase, with protein sequence MLFKINIIGLGIMGKNVGRALLRNPMVKITACADLKEENLESAKAELGFEKSYNDYEKMIAAEKPDAVFIATPDWAHYQPVMTCLDAGINVHVEKPLTTNETEAAAIVRKVKETGLKLQVSYNHRWLAPYHATWNMIREGKIGECIMGYARKNNPITVPTVMLPWARNSSPMWFLSGHDIDLMTWWFNDDPVEAKGYGIKRVLKAKYGWDTYDAMQGLVKFSKGSFATFESTWVYPETHPAMPDSFMEVIGEHGHIHLDRKTEAIEMSTPEGFKWPRSLLNYKVFDRWVGAFPSCINSFIDALAENREPYVTAYDGWRSTAVLDAIHRSADSGDTVKIAPPPL
- a CDS encoding enolase C-terminal domain-like protein, translating into MPPQTTLPMTISEARVYHLSAPLEKPYQTTFGAMTHRQAVIITLGNVEGIAGMGESWINFPLWAPWERVAAFTGGYFPQIIGKMVEDIPGFVRGLWNKNYRAALQSATLGPALQAVCAVEAALWDMQGRMRGLPVGKLFSDTPASRVKMYGSGINPPFLEDAIREVLDRGVETFKLKLGYGDDEDRKNIRRLKAIVGAEGKIAVDVNRSWTFDKTLSWMEYFRDAGIVWLEEPLSIEEQHRYPELLARAAVPLSAGENFLIPPGSSLANEGESGLTFNQFALALDIIQPSVVKNCCFSDAVRLMDQVEKQGKKLWPHFL